From Rhododendron vialii isolate Sample 1 chromosome 10a, ASM3025357v1, the proteins below share one genomic window:
- the LOC131303417 gene encoding uncharacterized protein LOC131303417, producing the protein MEALKTILRIKRVPNSVRERMKPWDAAELRRRDQKVRLKCRSQLDEGVDWELMKKHLHTPEARQAYEDFCRETRVGVENQVVRLVYTRCPDRYFQYYYGKHPLLQFKEQMLTKGKNILVKKGNQIWAFGLGVASSSAGWVLVGNGKENVN; encoded by the exons atggAAGCCCTGAAGACGATCTTGCGGATAAAGAGAGTACCCAACTCAGTCAGGGAAAGGATGAAACCGTGGGACGCCGCGGAACTCCGGCGGCGAGATCAGAAAGTGCGGCTCAAGTGCCGTTCACAGTTGGACGAAGGAGTCGACTGGGAATTGATGAAGAAGCACTTGCACACTCCCGAGGCCCGTCAAGCCTATGAAGATTTCTGCCGAGAAACTCGCGTTGGAGTGGAAAATCAAGTCGTTCGGCTCGTCTATACAAGG TGTCCTGATCGGTACTTCCAGTACTATTATGGAAAGCATCCGTTGCTTCAGTTCAAGGAGCAGATGCTCACAAAAGGGAAGAATATCCTTGTTAAAAAGGGGAATCAGATATGGGCTTTTGGATTGGGCGTTGCATCAAGCTCAGCTGGTTGGGTGTTGGTTGGTAATGGAAAGGAAAATGTAAACTGA
- the LOC131303413 gene encoding heat shock 70 kDa protein, mitochondrial-like isoform X1 encodes MLACGSVRTWAQRCMYAVRAFSNIQHGDEIVGIDFGTANSRLAFMEAQVPTLLETESGQAVPSFVAIDSKKKILVGQVARYHAIANPADGLYNMKSLLRRNFHHPEIQELKSKVPFKIIEGPDGEAWVEACNEKFSPTRVCAFIIEKMKRLAESYCMRTISKAVIAAPVYFNDDQKKELQLAAKSAGLDVLGIIDEPIAAALSCKNIDVGTFAIFCLGARTFNISIVEISDGGVQVKAKEFDTSLGGEDFDIVVAEYLVEEIRKVHSVDISGDQIAMMRLKDAAERAKLELSSSDQAQVNIPYLAGSEHGLVHVDITLAQSKFEELVEPLIERIKGLCKRCLEAAHVTEQSIDEVILAGGMANVHRVQQVIQEIFLKSPSMQVKPDEAVAIGALLHCALIVEDRKKLLPHLIPLSLGIETVGGGFTRIICRDSVIPCKGSCDISTSRDNKDRVSIRILQGEHMLASRNKLLGRLELTGIPRAPRGGVSITLEFCADRNGVLTVFAKSKDVDIEWSAQFDYMDHIGERDIRMAAKKAILFGRRDIEKLALMRVRSIAEFKLHRIEKLLKSWRNEMPESHLPNYESKFADHKAIMGVEDIVLLKDMIASASASEQVLLTWHDYDSEYYDSE; translated from the exons ATGCTTGCTTGTGGATCAGTACGCACCTGGGCTCAG CGGTGCATGTATGCTGTTAGAGCCTTTAG TAATATACAGCATGGAGATGAAAttgttggaattgattttggtaCTGCCAACTCGCGTTTGGCTTTTATGGAGGCACAG GTTCCAACGCTGCTTGAGACTGAAAGTGGACAAGCTGTTCCATCTTTTGTTGCAATTGATTCTAAGAAGAAAATATTGGTCGGTCAAGTTGCAAGATATCATGCCATAGCAAACCCTGCAGATGGTTTATATAATATGAAGAGTTTGTTGAGGAGGAATTTTCATCACCCAGAAATACAAGAGTTGAAGTCCAAGGTTCCCTTCAAGATTATTGAGGGGCCTGATGGCGAAGCTTGGGTTGAAGCATGTAATGAAAAATTTTCGCCAACCAGAGTTTGTGCATTTATCATTGAAAAGATGAAGAGGTTGGCTGAGTCATATTGCATGCGAACTATCTCAAAAGCTGTAATCGCTGCTCCAGTTTACTTCAATGATGATCAAAAGAAGGAATTACAGTTGGCTGCAAAATCTGCGGGGCTGGATGTTCTTGGGATTATTGATGAGCCAATTGCTGCTGCTCTCTCCTGCAAGAACATAGATGTTGGTACTTTTGCTATTTTCTGTCTCGGTGCTAGAACTTTCAATATCTCAATCGTTGAGATCTCTGATGGAGGTGTCCAG GTTAAAGCTAAGGAGTTCGATACTTCCTTAGGAGGTGAAGATTTTGACATAGTTGTAGCGGAGTACTTGGTCGAAGAAATTAGGAAGGTTCATTCTGTTGACATCTCTGGAGATCAAATTGCAATGATGAGGCTGAAGGATGCTGCAGAGAGGGCCAAGTTGGAACTCTCCTCATCTGATCAGGCTCAGGTAAATATACCTTACCTCGCTGGATCTGAACACGGCTTGGTACACGTAGATATCACTCTGGCGCAGTCAAAGTTTGAGGAACTAGTGGAGCCCCTGATCGAAAGAATTAAAGGACTTTGCAAGAGATGCTTGGAAGCCGCACACGTAACGGAGCAAAGCATTGATGAGGTGATTCTAGCAGGGGGGATGGCGAACGTTCACCGAGTGCAGCAGGTGATTCAAGAGATATTTCTGAAGTCTCCTAGCATGCAAGTAAAACCGGATGAAGCCGTGGCTATTGGTGCTTTGTTACATTGTGCTCTCATAGTTGAAGATCGGAAGAAACTTTTGCCTCACTTGATTCCACTGTCCCTTGGGATTGAGACTGTGGGGGGAGGATTTACAAGGATTATTTGCAGGGATAGTGTGATCCCATGTAAGGGAAGCTGTGACATCTCCACATCACGTGACAATAAGGATAGAGTTTCTATACGGATTTTACAAGGTGAGCACATGTTAGCTTCAAGGAATAAGCTTCTTGGGCGGCTTGAATTGACTGGCATTCCACGAGCACCACGAGGTGGGGTTTCGATTACATTGGAATTTTGTGCTGACAGAAATGGTGTTCTCACTGTCTTTGCCAAAAGTAAGGATGTAGACATAGAGTGGTCAGCACAATTTGATTACATGGATCATATTGGTGAGAGAGATATCCGGATGGCGGCTAAAAAGGCAATATTGTTTGGCCGCCGGGATATTGAGAAGCTTGCCTTGATGCGGGTCAGAAGCATTGCTGAGTTCAAACTCCATAGGATTGAGAAGCTGTTGAAGAGTTGGAGAAATGAAATGCCGGAGAGTCATTTGCCCAATTACGAAAGCAAGTTCGCCGACCACAAAGCTATAATGGGCGTTGAAGACATTGTTTTGTTAAAAGACATGATTGCTTCGGCTTCGGCGTCGGAGCAGGTTCTACTCACCTGGCATGATTATGATAGTGAGTATTATGATAGTGAGTAG
- the LOC131303413 gene encoding heat shock 70 kDa protein, mitochondrial-like isoform X2: MVLLQKIGAILRCMYAVRAFSNIQHGDEIVGIDFGTANSRLAFMEAQVPTLLETESGQAVPSFVAIDSKKKILVGQVARYHAIANPADGLYNMKSLLRRNFHHPEIQELKSKVPFKIIEGPDGEAWVEACNEKFSPTRVCAFIIEKMKRLAESYCMRTISKAVIAAPVYFNDDQKKELQLAAKSAGLDVLGIIDEPIAAALSCKNIDVGTFAIFCLGARTFNISIVEISDGGVQVKAKEFDTSLGGEDFDIVVAEYLVEEIRKVHSVDISGDQIAMMRLKDAAERAKLELSSSDQAQVNIPYLAGSEHGLVHVDITLAQSKFEELVEPLIERIKGLCKRCLEAAHVTEQSIDEVILAGGMANVHRVQQVIQEIFLKSPSMQVKPDEAVAIGALLHCALIVEDRKKLLPHLIPLSLGIETVGGGFTRIICRDSVIPCKGSCDISTSRDNKDRVSIRILQGEHMLASRNKLLGRLELTGIPRAPRGGVSITLEFCADRNGVLTVFAKSKDVDIEWSAQFDYMDHIGERDIRMAAKKAILFGRRDIEKLALMRVRSIAEFKLHRIEKLLKSWRNEMPESHLPNYESKFADHKAIMGVEDIVLLKDMIASASASEQVLLTWHDYDSEYYDSE, from the exons ATGGTTCTGCTCCAAAAGATTGGGGCCATCTTG CGGTGCATGTATGCTGTTAGAGCCTTTAG TAATATACAGCATGGAGATGAAAttgttggaattgattttggtaCTGCCAACTCGCGTTTGGCTTTTATGGAGGCACAG GTTCCAACGCTGCTTGAGACTGAAAGTGGACAAGCTGTTCCATCTTTTGTTGCAATTGATTCTAAGAAGAAAATATTGGTCGGTCAAGTTGCAAGATATCATGCCATAGCAAACCCTGCAGATGGTTTATATAATATGAAGAGTTTGTTGAGGAGGAATTTTCATCACCCAGAAATACAAGAGTTGAAGTCCAAGGTTCCCTTCAAGATTATTGAGGGGCCTGATGGCGAAGCTTGGGTTGAAGCATGTAATGAAAAATTTTCGCCAACCAGAGTTTGTGCATTTATCATTGAAAAGATGAAGAGGTTGGCTGAGTCATATTGCATGCGAACTATCTCAAAAGCTGTAATCGCTGCTCCAGTTTACTTCAATGATGATCAAAAGAAGGAATTACAGTTGGCTGCAAAATCTGCGGGGCTGGATGTTCTTGGGATTATTGATGAGCCAATTGCTGCTGCTCTCTCCTGCAAGAACATAGATGTTGGTACTTTTGCTATTTTCTGTCTCGGTGCTAGAACTTTCAATATCTCAATCGTTGAGATCTCTGATGGAGGTGTCCAG GTTAAAGCTAAGGAGTTCGATACTTCCTTAGGAGGTGAAGATTTTGACATAGTTGTAGCGGAGTACTTGGTCGAAGAAATTAGGAAGGTTCATTCTGTTGACATCTCTGGAGATCAAATTGCAATGATGAGGCTGAAGGATGCTGCAGAGAGGGCCAAGTTGGAACTCTCCTCATCTGATCAGGCTCAGGTAAATATACCTTACCTCGCTGGATCTGAACACGGCTTGGTACACGTAGATATCACTCTGGCGCAGTCAAAGTTTGAGGAACTAGTGGAGCCCCTGATCGAAAGAATTAAAGGACTTTGCAAGAGATGCTTGGAAGCCGCACACGTAACGGAGCAAAGCATTGATGAGGTGATTCTAGCAGGGGGGATGGCGAACGTTCACCGAGTGCAGCAGGTGATTCAAGAGATATTTCTGAAGTCTCCTAGCATGCAAGTAAAACCGGATGAAGCCGTGGCTATTGGTGCTTTGTTACATTGTGCTCTCATAGTTGAAGATCGGAAGAAACTTTTGCCTCACTTGATTCCACTGTCCCTTGGGATTGAGACTGTGGGGGGAGGATTTACAAGGATTATTTGCAGGGATAGTGTGATCCCATGTAAGGGAAGCTGTGACATCTCCACATCACGTGACAATAAGGATAGAGTTTCTATACGGATTTTACAAGGTGAGCACATGTTAGCTTCAAGGAATAAGCTTCTTGGGCGGCTTGAATTGACTGGCATTCCACGAGCACCACGAGGTGGGGTTTCGATTACATTGGAATTTTGTGCTGACAGAAATGGTGTTCTCACTGTCTTTGCCAAAAGTAAGGATGTAGACATAGAGTGGTCAGCACAATTTGATTACATGGATCATATTGGTGAGAGAGATATCCGGATGGCGGCTAAAAAGGCAATATTGTTTGGCCGCCGGGATATTGAGAAGCTTGCCTTGATGCGGGTCAGAAGCATTGCTGAGTTCAAACTCCATAGGATTGAGAAGCTGTTGAAGAGTTGGAGAAATGAAATGCCGGAGAGTCATTTGCCCAATTACGAAAGCAAGTTCGCCGACCACAAAGCTATAATGGGCGTTGAAGACATTGTTTTGTTAAAAGACATGATTGCTTCGGCTTCGGCGTCGGAGCAGGTTCTACTCACCTGGCATGATTATGATAGTGAGTATTATGATAGTGAGTAG
- the LOC131303416 gene encoding ribosomal RNA-processing protein 8 isoform X2, with the protein MEEERSNRKRKRPRRRNNRAEKSSNNPKHRDQVVNKIDGDEGGDDSGPSGAPPAAANRRVSSAFLDKMRAKLSGGHFRMINEKLYTCTGSEALDYFKEDPTLFNVYHTGYQEQMTHWPEQPVNIIIKWLKDRSPSLLVADFGCGDARLARNVKNKVFSFDLVSQDPSVIACDMSNTPLDTSSIDVAVFCLSLMGTNFASYLREAHRVLKKSGWLLIAEVKSRFDPNNGGADPDRFSKAICDLGFASVSKDFSNKMFILLYFKKKEKQNSKNGEIVWPELKPCLYKRR; encoded by the exons ATGGAGGAGGAGAGATCGAACAGAAAGCGTAAAAGGCCGAGGCGTCGCAATAATCGAGCCGAGAAATCATCTAACAATCCAAAGCACAGAGATCAAGTGGTTAATAAGATCGATGGAGATGAAGGTGGTGATGATTCTGGACCATCTGGTGCTCCTCCTGCTGCTGCAAATCGTAGAGTATCGTCCGCTTTCCTTGACaag ATGAGAGCGAAGTTATCGGGAGGCCATTTTCGGATGATTAACGAGAAGCTCTACACTTGCAC GGGAAGCGAAGCCCTTGACTACTTTAAAGAAGACCCGACATTGTTTAATGTG TACCATACAGGATATCAAGAGCAAATGACACATTGGCCCGAGCAACCTGTTAATATCATCATTAAATGGCTAAAGGATCGCAGCCCTTCTTTACTTGTGGCTGATTTTGGCTGTG GGGATGCACGCCTTgcaagaaatgtcaaaaataaaGTCTTCTCGTTTGATCTAGTCTCACAGGACCCATCAGTAATTGCATGTGATATGTCAAAC ACACCCCTTGACACTTCATCTATAGATGTCGCAGTCTTTTGCCTCTCACTGATGGGCACAAACTTCGCCAGTTACCTTCGAGAAGCCCACAGAGTTCTTAAGAAATC TGGCTGGCTCTTGATAGCAGAGGTAAAGAGCAGGTTTGATCCAAATAATGGAGGAGCAGACCCAGACAGGTTCTCAAAAGCCATATGTGACCTGGGATTTGCTTCTGTATCAAAG GATTTCTCAAACAAAATGTTCATATTGTTATACTTCAAGAAAAAG gAGAAGCAAAATTCCAAGAATGGGGAAATCGTATGGCCTGAGTTGAAGCCTTGTTTGTACAAGCGTCGGTGA
- the LOC131303416 gene encoding ribosomal RNA-processing protein 8 isoform X1, which produces MEEERSNRKRKRPRRRNNRAEKSSNNPKHRDQVVNKIDGDEGGDDSGPSGAPPAAANRRVSSAFLDKMRAKLSGGHFRMINEKLYTCTGSEALDYFKEDPTLFNVYHTGYQEQMTHWPEQPVNIIIKWLKDRSPSLLVADFGCGDARLARNVKNKVFSFDLVSQDPSVIACDMSNTPLDTSSIDVAVFCLSLMGTNFASYLREAHRVLKKSGWLLIAEVKSRFDPNNGGADPDRFSKAICDLGFASVSKDFSNKMFILLYFKKKVSCISFCQQDSVVQVPIKMNFFSKQEKQNSKNGEIVWPELKPCLYKRR; this is translated from the exons ATGGAGGAGGAGAGATCGAACAGAAAGCGTAAAAGGCCGAGGCGTCGCAATAATCGAGCCGAGAAATCATCTAACAATCCAAAGCACAGAGATCAAGTGGTTAATAAGATCGATGGAGATGAAGGTGGTGATGATTCTGGACCATCTGGTGCTCCTCCTGCTGCTGCAAATCGTAGAGTATCGTCCGCTTTCCTTGACaag ATGAGAGCGAAGTTATCGGGAGGCCATTTTCGGATGATTAACGAGAAGCTCTACACTTGCAC GGGAAGCGAAGCCCTTGACTACTTTAAAGAAGACCCGACATTGTTTAATGTG TACCATACAGGATATCAAGAGCAAATGACACATTGGCCCGAGCAACCTGTTAATATCATCATTAAATGGCTAAAGGATCGCAGCCCTTCTTTACTTGTGGCTGATTTTGGCTGTG GGGATGCACGCCTTgcaagaaatgtcaaaaataaaGTCTTCTCGTTTGATCTAGTCTCACAGGACCCATCAGTAATTGCATGTGATATGTCAAAC ACACCCCTTGACACTTCATCTATAGATGTCGCAGTCTTTTGCCTCTCACTGATGGGCACAAACTTCGCCAGTTACCTTCGAGAAGCCCACAGAGTTCTTAAGAAATC TGGCTGGCTCTTGATAGCAGAGGTAAAGAGCAGGTTTGATCCAAATAATGGAGGAGCAGACCCAGACAGGTTCTCAAAAGCCATATGTGACCTGGGATTTGCTTCTGTATCAAAG GATTTCTCAAACAAAATGTTCATATTGTTATACTTCAAGAAAAAGGTTAGCTGTATCTCATTTTGCCAGCAAGACTCCGTTGTTCAAGTACCcattaaaatgaattttttttccaaacaggAGAAGCAAAATTCCAAGAATGGGGAAATCGTATGGCCTGAGTTGAAGCCTTGTTTGTACAAGCGTCGGTGA
- the LOC131303416 gene encoding ribosomal RNA-processing protein 8 isoform X3, with translation MEEERSNRKRKRPRRRNNRAEKSSNNPKHRDQVVNKIDGDEGGDDSGPSGAPPAAANRRVSSAFLDKMRAKLSGGHFRMINEKLYTCTGSEALDYFKEDPTLFNVTPLDTSSIDVAVFCLSLMGTNFASYLREAHRVLKKSGWLLIAEVKSRFDPNNGGADPDRFSKAICDLGFASVSKDFSNKMFILLYFKKKVSCISFCQQDSVVQVPIKMNFFSKQEKQNSKNGEIVWPELKPCLYKRR, from the exons ATGGAGGAGGAGAGATCGAACAGAAAGCGTAAAAGGCCGAGGCGTCGCAATAATCGAGCCGAGAAATCATCTAACAATCCAAAGCACAGAGATCAAGTGGTTAATAAGATCGATGGAGATGAAGGTGGTGATGATTCTGGACCATCTGGTGCTCCTCCTGCTGCTGCAAATCGTAGAGTATCGTCCGCTTTCCTTGACaag ATGAGAGCGAAGTTATCGGGAGGCCATTTTCGGATGATTAACGAGAAGCTCTACACTTGCAC GGGAAGCGAAGCCCTTGACTACTTTAAAGAAGACCCGACATTGTTTAATGTG ACACCCCTTGACACTTCATCTATAGATGTCGCAGTCTTTTGCCTCTCACTGATGGGCACAAACTTCGCCAGTTACCTTCGAGAAGCCCACAGAGTTCTTAAGAAATC TGGCTGGCTCTTGATAGCAGAGGTAAAGAGCAGGTTTGATCCAAATAATGGAGGAGCAGACCCAGACAGGTTCTCAAAAGCCATATGTGACCTGGGATTTGCTTCTGTATCAAAG GATTTCTCAAACAAAATGTTCATATTGTTATACTTCAAGAAAAAGGTTAGCTGTATCTCATTTTGCCAGCAAGACTCCGTTGTTCAAGTACCcattaaaatgaattttttttccaaacaggAGAAGCAAAATTCCAAGAATGGGGAAATCGTATGGCCTGAGTTGAAGCCTTGTTTGTACAAGCGTCGGTGA
- the LOC131304189 gene encoding chalcone isomerase-like protein 1 isoform X3: MERNLMKSQKNETIEEEGEEKNNGKQPMDDDPLEGEEKKEEKVQLEIEPKTGISFPVKLDDGKQLNAVGLRKKSMLGIGLKIYSFGLYADNARLKEILESKFGKAPTKPTEEMYQLVIDSDAGMRVRLVIVFSNLTMSRVRKNFDEGLGASIKKLTGGKNDELAKKVMGEASDDIKFTSGSVVEISRLPGYILQTKVMGEVVSKVESELLCRAFINMYLGDDPFDKEAKDRFGMSLITLF, from the exons ATGGAGAGAAATCTAATGAAGAGCCAAAAGAACGAAACAatcgaagaagaaggagaagagaagaacaaCGGGAAACAGCCGATGGACGATGATCCGCTGGAGGgtgaggaaaagaaagaggagaaggtGCAATTAGAGATTGAACCAAAGACTGGGATCTCGTTTCCGGTTAAGTTGGATGATGGGAAGCAGTTGAATGCTGTTGGTTTGAGGAAAAAAAGCATGCTTGGCATCGGCCTCAAAATTTATAGCTTCG GGCTATATGCAGATAATGCGAGACTGAAGGAAATTCTCGAATCAAAATTTGGGAAAGCACCTACAAAACCAACCGAAGAAATGTATCAATTGGTGATTGACAGTGATGCGGGAATGCGAGTGCGACTGGTGATTGTGTTTTCTAACCTCACGATGAGCAGGGTAAGGAAGAATTTTGATGAGGGTCTGGGAGCATCAATCAAAAAGCTCACCGGTGGAAAGAACGACGAGCTTGCAAAAAA GGTTATGGGTGAAGCATCAGATGACATAAAGTTTACATCTGGTTCAGTAGTTGAGATTTCTCGGCTTCCAGGATACATTCTCCAAACAAAAG TCATGGGCGAGGTGGTGAGCAAGGTGGAAAGTGAACTCCTCTGCAGGGCCTTTATCAACATGTACCTTGGAGATGACCCTTTTGACAAGGAAGCAAAAGATAGATTTGGAATGTCTCTGATTACTCTCTTCTAA
- the LOC131304189 gene encoding chalcone isomerase-like protein 1 isoform X1, with amino-acid sequence MPTSTMDDVISKAEMIEIEPTTGVAIKGETRKEEKGLNATDHNGEKSAEEPKTETAEEEMRNSGKQPIDGDVPKEEEKIEEKGEFETEPKTGVSFPVKLDDGKQLNAVGIRKKSMLGIGIKIYGFGLYADNARLKEILESKFGKAPTKPTEEMYQLVIDSDAGMRVRLVIVFSNLTMSRVRKNFDEGLGASIKKLTGGKNDELAKKVMGEASDDIKFTSGSVVEISRLPGYILQTKVMGEVVSKVESELLCRAFINMYLGDDPFDKEAKDRFGMSLITLF; translated from the exons ATGCCAACCTCCACCATGGATGATGTGATTTCCAAGGCTGAGATGATTGAGATTGAGCCCACAACTGGTGTTGCTATAAAGGGAGAAACACGTAAAGAAGAGAAAGGGTTGAATGCCACAGATCATAACGGAGAGAAGTCTGCTGAAGAGCCAAAAACCGAGACAGCTGAAGAAGAAATGCGAAACAGCGGGAAACAGCCGATCGATGGTGATGTGCCTAAGGAAGAGGAAAAGATAGAGGAGAAGGGGGAATTTGAGACTGAACCGAAGACTGGGGTCTCATTTCCAGTTAAGTTGGATGACGGGAAGCAGTTGAATGCTGTTGGAATTAGGAAAAAAAGCATGCTTGGCATCGGCATCAAGATTTACGGTTTCG GGCTATATGCAGATAATGCGAGACTGAAGGAAATTCTCGAATCAAAATTTGGGAAAGCACCTACAAAACCAACCGAAGAAATGTATCAATTGGTGATTGACAGTGATGCGGGAATGCGAGTGCGACTGGTGATTGTGTTTTCTAACCTCACGATGAGCAGGGTAAGGAAGAATTTTGATGAGGGTCTGGGAGCATCAATCAAAAAGCTCACCGGTGGAAAGAACGACGAGCTTGCAAAAAA GGTTATGGGTGAAGCATCAGATGACATAAAGTTTACATCTGGTTCAGTAGTTGAGATTTCTCGGCTTCCAGGATACATTCTCCAAACAAAAG TCATGGGCGAGGTGGTGAGCAAGGTGGAAAGTGAACTCCTCTGCAGGGCCTTTATCAACATGTACCTTGGAGATGACCCTTTTGACAAGGAAGCAAAAGATAGATTTGGAATGTCTCTGATTACTCTCTTCTAA
- the LOC131304189 gene encoding chalcone isomerase-like protein 1 isoform X2, which yields MPTSTMDDVISKAEMIEIEPTTGVAIKGETRKEEKGLNATDHNGEKSAEEPKTETAEEEMRNSGKQPIDGDVPKEEEKIEEKGEFETEPKTGVSFPVKLDDGKQLNAVGIRKKSMLGIGIKIYGFDNARLKEILESKFGKAPTKPTEEMYQLVIDSDAGMRVRLVIVFSNLTMSRVRKNFDEGLGASIKKLTGGKNDELAKKVMGEASDDIKFTSGSVVEISRLPGYILQTKVMGEVVSKVESELLCRAFINMYLGDDPFDKEAKDRFGMSLITLF from the exons ATGCCAACCTCCACCATGGATGATGTGATTTCCAAGGCTGAGATGATTGAGATTGAGCCCACAACTGGTGTTGCTATAAAGGGAGAAACACGTAAAGAAGAGAAAGGGTTGAATGCCACAGATCATAACGGAGAGAAGTCTGCTGAAGAGCCAAAAACCGAGACAGCTGAAGAAGAAATGCGAAACAGCGGGAAACAGCCGATCGATGGTGATGTGCCTAAGGAAGAGGAAAAGATAGAGGAGAAGGGGGAATTTGAGACTGAACCGAAGACTGGGGTCTCATTTCCAGTTAAGTTGGATGACGGGAAGCAGTTGAATGCTGTTGGAATTAGGAAAAAAAGCATGCTTGGCATCGGCATCAAGATTTACGGTTTCG ATAATGCGAGACTGAAGGAAATTCTCGAATCAAAATTTGGGAAAGCACCTACAAAACCAACCGAAGAAATGTATCAATTGGTGATTGACAGTGATGCGGGAATGCGAGTGCGACTGGTGATTGTGTTTTCTAACCTCACGATGAGCAGGGTAAGGAAGAATTTTGATGAGGGTCTGGGAGCATCAATCAAAAAGCTCACCGGTGGAAAGAACGACGAGCTTGCAAAAAA GGTTATGGGTGAAGCATCAGATGACATAAAGTTTACATCTGGTTCAGTAGTTGAGATTTCTCGGCTTCCAGGATACATTCTCCAAACAAAAG TCATGGGCGAGGTGGTGAGCAAGGTGGAAAGTGAACTCCTCTGCAGGGCCTTTATCAACATGTACCTTGGAGATGACCCTTTTGACAAGGAAGCAAAAGATAGATTTGGAATGTCTCTGATTACTCTCTTCTAA